The genomic DNA CATACTGTGTATGCAGATAAGCTCGTTGTTTCAACCTCTTGCTCACTTCTCCACACTGCTGTCGATCTTGTGAACGAAACCAAGTTGGACGATGAAATCAAATCATGGCTCGCATTCGCCGCACAAAAGGTTGTTGAAGTCAACGCATTGGCCAAGGCTCTTGCCGGTCAGAAAGACGAGGTATGTGTTCATTTGGCTCGTGTTTGCTTAAATTCATCGTTTCAATAATTTACGAAATGGTGTGACAAAATTGTGTTCTTATTTCAGGCGTACTTCTCCGCTAATGCTGCCGCTCAGGCTTCAAGAAAATCATCCCCGAGAGTGACAAACGAAGCAGTCCAAAAGGCTGTAAGTTATCAAGATTCCGTTCATATGGTTGCATTTTGGTGTATAAAATTTATGCTTACTTTTTTTGGTTTTTTCAGGCTGCTGCTTTGAGGGGTTCGGACCACCGTCGTGCAACCAATGTTAGCGCTAGACTAGATGCGCAACAAAAGAAGCTGAACCTTCCGATCCTCCCAACCACCACCATCGGTTCGTTCCCTCAAACGATTGAGCTCAGGAGAGTTCGTCGTGAGTACAAGGCTAAGAAGTGAGTAATTTTACAGGTTGAtgatagggctgcaaacgaaccaaacgaacacaatatatgtgttcatgaacacttattggccgagattttatgttcatgttcagttgttaaggaaatgaacgtgttcgtgttcgtttgttactTTTAGGCaacaaacgttcatgaacacaaattaATGTTCAATGacataaatggaaacaaacgtacacaaacaagcgttcatgaacaaaatatataatacaatggtacttattaaatattttatttgtcggaattcTGAAGTAcgtaaataaaatataaacatacacgaacacgttaccgaacattcacgaacataaatgaacgaacgcggcctctgttcatgttcgttcatttaattaaacgaacgaacacaaacgaacttcccgccgaatggttcatgaactgttcgctaAACGTTTGGTTAGTTTGCAGCCCTAGTTGATGATGTTATAATGATATCATATTAATACTTTGTtctcacaaaacattgttttggTAGGATTTCTGAGGAAGAGTATGTTAAAGCCATCAAAGAGGAGATCAGCAAAGTTGTTCAACTCCAGGAAGAACTCGATATTGATGTGCTCGTCCACGGAGAGCCAGaggtatgtatatatatatatatatattacatttcaATAATTGGTTGAAAAGGTTTTCTAAAATGAATATAATAATTTCAGAGAAACGACATGGTTGAGTACTTTGGTGAGCAATTGTCTGGTTTTGCCTTCACCGCTAACGGATGGGTGCAATCATATGGGTCACGCTGTGTCAAGCCACCAATCATCTACGGTGATGTCAGCAGGCCAAAGGCCATGACGGTGTTCTGGTCCTCAATGGCTCAAGAAATGACCAAACGCCCGATGAAGGGTATGCTTACCGGTCCAGTTACCATTCTCAACTGGTCCTTTGTCCGTAATGACCAGCCCAGGTATGATTCTATCacaaaaaaagagtaaaatgccttTTTCATctaaggtttgtttttccgcatatggatccaaaaggtttgaaatcttgccaatttcatccggctcgttaactccatccatttttctccgttaagtcaggggtatttccgctctttttgttaacttaaagggcaatttggtctttttcacttcATGTACGAaaatacccctaacttaacggagaaaaatgattggagttaatgagccggatgaaaatggcaagaattcaaaccttttggatctggatgcgaaaaacaaacctttggacgaaagtcgcaaagcgaacaaaaaatagcattttactcgaaaaaaaatattttaattattCCACAAAGAATTTTGCTAAATTTAATattcttgtttgtttgtttctagatTTGAAACGTGCTACCAGATTGCGTTGGCCATTAAAGACGAAGTTGAGGATCTCGAGAAAGCTGGAATCACAGTGATCCAGATTGATGAGGCCGCTTTGAGAGAAGGATTGCCGCTAAGGAAAGCCGAACACGCGTTCTACTTGGACTGGGCCGTGCACTCCTTCAGAATCACCAATGTAGGTGTTGCCGACACCACCCAGATCCACACCCACATGTGCTACTCCAACTTCAATGACATCATTCACTCCATCATCAACATGGACGCTGATGTCATCACTATCGAGAACTCACGATCAGACGAGAAGCTACTGTCGGTGTTCCGTGAGGGAGTTAAGTATGGTGCGGGAATCGGGCCCGGTGTGTATGATATCCACTCTCCGAGAATCCCGTCCATGGAGGAGATTCATGACAGGATTAACAAGATGCTTGCGGTTTTGGAGACCAACATTTTGTGGGTGAACCCTGACTGTGGGCTTAAGACCCGTAAGTATGGTGAGGTCAAGCCTGCCTTGCAGAACATGGTTGCAGCCGCGAAGAAGCTTCGTGCTGAGCTCGCTAGTGCCAAGTGAGGGTGTTTCTTGAAGAAGGTCGAGTTTTATGTTATTAcaatgattgattgattgatattACAGTTGATCCAATGATGATATGGTTTAGACTTTAGATCTTGTGTGTTCTTGGCTACTGTTGCACTCTTGTTATGTCATTGTTACGTTCTTTTTGGAAAAATTATGGGATTTGAAAGTATAAATTCAAAGGAGATTGTCCTTTGTCACGCCTCTACTTTATGTTTTTTTATAGAAATTATACTTCTTTATGCTTAACTTTTTTCTCTGTTTTCAATTAGatattttagagttaaatgccattttagtccctgtggtttgagttattttgccagtttagtccaaaggtttcatttttaacctgtgggtccaaaaaggtttcacagttgccattttagtcaactgggttaactttatccattttttctgttaacgagaagaccaattcggtcattttatatggatGAATTACCCTTTTAGTTAatagaattacatacaaaatgaccaaattggccttctcgttaacagaaaaaatagatgaagttaacccagtggactaaaatggcaactgtgaaacctttttggacccacatgttaaaaatgaaacatttggactaaacttgaaacctttttggacccacatgttaaaaatgaaacctttggactaaactggcaaaaatggcccaaaccacagggactaaaatgacatttaactagAAGTAATCTCTTAATTCCTATTAGTAGTAGAGGTAATGTTGTTTATATCTTACTCTCTTCAACCCTGCTTTAGTTTTGTTATTGATGGGATTTACTGAATATACTGATGATGACCATGACATTATTTTAGCTTTATGTATATAAATCAACGAATGAGTAAAGACTATGACATTAAATTATAATTTTTGTCAAAAGAAAGTTGTtaagtatataaaattatatgtaAAAGTAGTAAATGAAGTTAAATATATAAGAATGTCATTTATAGTCATTATACATGAATAAACTAATCCAAATACTTTTTTAGAAACAATTTATTGATTTACTGGCTTTTCTCACCATAAAGCTAATCCgaacacttttttttttaaaaactccatTTAAAAAAGTCATAAACCGAGTTTCTAAAACCCAAACACCAAGTTTCTAAAACGCAaagctcaatataaaataaacatTTGTCGATGAGTCATCTTTATATTGGACTGGACCCAACTTTACAGGGCCGACCCAACATAAGTTGGTCCAATTTCTGTAAGCCCAAGTCTGGGCTATCCTATTAAGGTTAGAGCCCAACAACATTATATAGATAAGAGGGCCCACCTACAACGCACACAAGTAGTGGTGCACAAATCgagtttttttaaaaaccggttccgggtatggaaccgggttttacaaaatcgggttttttttttaaaaccgggTCGGGTCCAGGTCCGGGTTTTCTACCaaaaatgtataccctatatacccgggtttgggtcgggttttataaaacccgggtattataataccctatttcCGGGTTCGGGTCCGGTTCGGGTATTCATCGTGTAGGGTTCGGGTATGCATCTGGTTGGGAAAAAACCCGCACCGGGTATTAAAAAAACCCGACCGAAACTATGCTTATAAAATgagttttttcccaaactagtgtagatagaaaaagtatttacctatttgggtacTTTGAAAAACATTTATCTATTTGGGTATTTTTCTATATCCCTTTAATTTTTTACCTAATTTatacatttctttttatttttctgccCAAAGTTAAATTAGATTACTCACAGAATTAGAATCAGCAATAATATGagtaattattttttataaaaaactaaaaaattatgcaaatattcaaaaaaaatctgcaaaaattCTACAAAAAAATCTGCCATCCacaaaaaatatacaaaaatatattaaaaattctACAATAATTCtgcaaagttaaaaaaaattgcaaaaaaatattataaaaaaacatataatctacactagtttgggaaaaaaaCTCCATTTCTTTTtccgttttattttctttttataacctcAAATTGTCTAGGCCCCGTTTAAACTAAGctcataaaaaaaaaacaataaattcacAAATTTACTCCCCTAAGTTATATCGATTAAGTGATAGTAATCTGGCGGAAAGTTTGATATTTCAAACAAGTTTATTTAAACTCAAGCAATTTataaaataaagttacaaatttcGAATTTTCTTGAAATTTGAGTTTTGAGAAAAGATCTTAAGTATTTTAATTATTTCAGTTTTATTGATAGTGATTATTTCTCCAATATTCTGTACGTATAAgtagtttggtttttttttttatatagataTTAACCCCTAACGAACTACACAATGTGGACCATCAAATCCACCAATTATTACCCTATAGATTAtatggtttttttttaataatattttttgcagatttttttttaactttgcagaattattgtagaattttttagtatatttttgcatatttttttttgaatatttgcagaattttttattttttacaaaaaataattACTCATATTTTTGCTGATTCTAATTCTGTGAGTAATCTAATTTAACTTTGGgcagaaaaaaaaagaaatgtaTAAATTAGGTAAAAAATTAAAGGGATATAGAAAAGTAACCAAATaagtaaatatttttcaaagtaccaaaataggtaaatactttttctatctacactagtttgggaaaaaaaCTACTTATAAAATGTATCAAACATAACTCTCACACATAGACATCAAATCTATTGATAAACAGAGGTACAATTTATAAACAGAGGCACAATTAATAGTTCTTCATGTGGTTATTTATTCCTGTCATCTAGACGTCGATTTTCGGTTTCAAGATTGTTACATTTTTAAGTCATTCCTAGTAAAATCTTGACAAAGTTGTTGAGATTTTAAATGTCCAATTTATTATACCGAAAAGATAATAAAAATTGAACACACACACTTTACTATATGTATTATATACCCCTTGAACTTTATAAACAGAGGCATAATTTATTAAATACAAAAACTAATAATGatattaaacaaacaaagaaaatagAAGGGCCAACATATATTGGCATATTTGTTTCCACTTGTAATGAAATATACTAAATAATTAAGTAGCGATGGCAAATATCATTAGAAACCTAATAATTAAACAAGATTACATCAAAGTGTATACATAAAAACCGGGTTTTGGGTATTATAAAAACCGGGTTTTGGGTATTATAAaaaccgggtttcgggtataaaccgggtataaaaaacccggttccgggtttgGGTTTTAGATCAAATATGCATACCCGGTCCCTACCCTATAGGTAGGGTCGGGTTCAGGTTCGGGTATAGAAAACCCGGTTCTGGGTTTTTTTTTCCGGGTCcgggttttttgtgcaccactaCACACAAGTCATTCATTGTTCTTTAAACTTTGCTTACATATATAATATTACATACATATAATGTGGCCTTGACCAACTGGAATGTCAGAGTGTCCATGGGGCTTCAAGCTTGTGACCCTCTAACAAGTTATTTTCGTGGTTGCAGCTTGCTTTGTCTTGATGAAAGTAGAAAACATATATAATCATATGGGAGGCGAAGTTGAACATGATCGATCTTCTTCAAGCATTGCTACCCGAGTCTGTAACCTCCATGGTGTGGATTTAAAAGTAACATCTATAACACATTTTTTTATATTCTTAGCTCTTTTCTTCATTTTTCATGTATCTCAAATATTTAACCAGAAGAATATATAAATGAAGCAAAAATATAATATTTCTtgaaataaaaaatctaaaaccTATAACAACTTTAAATTATAGGATCTTAAATTAGATCAGTATTTTGAATCGAAGACAACCCAACAAATATTTGTGTAACTTTATGTTTTAACCATGTAAATCATAATTGCTAGTTGTTAGGGCATAAAGAGGATTAACATGAATAAAGGGGCGGTTTTTGAAATTTAACAAAGTACAAGGTGTAACTTGAAATACATTTTTTCCGGTCAAAGCCATGCCACTTGCCAGACGTATATGAGGTGgaaattataattatttatattgagtatttttttatgaaaaaaaaaatcaaatgttTCCGAATTATTAAAGTAATCAAATTAAGCAAAACGTATATGTCAAATAAACACGTGCGTACATATTTATTAAACATCCCCTTCCGTAGGTCCTTTTAATTTTCATTTAGAGTAAACTGTTATTTTGGTCattgtggtttggccagttttgccactttagtccaaatctcaaatttATTACATTTGGGTTCCTGTGGTTtgaattttgttgtcattttagtccaaaatccaaaaaccttatctttttttactgttgcaacctcctattttgtcttttagctcaggggcattttggtcattttgctttTCATTTAACCTTTTGTTAATTAACATTTTCTTCTCCAAATAAATGATCATCATCCCCAAATAAAACCTAgctgactctctctcttctctctctaaaTCGATTGTTGCAACCCAGATCCATGGATAACATATTTTTTACTGTTGCAACCCAGATCCatggataacatattttcaacacctCTCTCTCCTAACAAACATAAAACCCAGATCTTTCTGTTCATCTTTCTGTTCAACATTTATCAGAAGTAGATGAATCCATATTTGAAGTAGATGAATCCATATCTGAAGATGAAGAGTGATCTGAAGTAGATGAATCATAACCCAGATCTGAAGTAGATGAATCCATATCCGAAATAGATGAATCCATATATGAAGATGAAGAGTGATCTGAAGTAGATGAATCATAACCCAGATCTGAAGTAGATGAATCAAATAAATCGATGGATCTACATCTTCATCTGAAACAGACGACCGTGATTTCGTTACCGCCCCCCTCTCTCGCACCCCCTGCCACCACCCTCTCGCACCCCCTGCAACCACcgccctctctctctctcttacatCACAACACCTCCGCCggttctctctatctctctcctCTCCTGATTTCGTTACCGCCCCCATCTACCACCACCGCCCCCAGAAACCATCATCATCAACCATCAAACACCACCCCACTCCACTGACCACCATCCGGTAACCTGCAACATCTCCGGCGACCTGCAACATCTCCGGCGACCACCACCTCCATCTTCCTGCTCCGCCGGTTCTGTCTCTCTCTCCTCTCCTGTTTTTCGGCTGAagttaattttagggttttgatGTAATTGGGATAGGGGTATTTATATTATGTGGGTTTTGTAATAAataaattgctttaataaaaattaaatgaccaaattacccctgcagataaagacaaaaagggggccttaaaacagtaaaaaatcagagattttgagatttggactaaaatagcaacaaaatgcaaaccacagggacccagatgtaataagtttgagatttggactaaagtggcaaaactggtcaaaccacagggaccaaaatggcagtttactctttcatttaaatcaaatttttaaaaatgttactCCTTTAGATTAATCTGTTCCGAGTCAGGAGGGAAAGAATAaagatgaaaatatgaaaaaatcATGTTTCCGATATTTTTTAAGAATAGAAGGGGAGACGAAAGGGGGGAAAAGGGAAGAAAATTTGTaagaaaagagatgaaaatatgaaaaaaccATGTTCCCGAGATTTTTTAAGGATAGAAGGGGAGAGAAAATGAGGGAAAAGAGAAGAAAATTTGTACCTGTATTTATCCTCCCAAATCGAAGAGATTAGAAACACAGTGAAtcctaaattattattttttatgtaGGTTTAAACATGAGAATTCCCTTTAAAAGACATATTTCTTTACTCTTTACCAAGTAAGCTAACCCTATATTGACacttttcttttaaatcattaCTTAACATAAAAAAACATTTAATATTAGTGGTAGACCCAAGAATTATTTACTGAGAGTATAGATGAGATATTCAAGCATATTTTCAAGAGATGCTGTCGgatttttttgcctaaaatatacactatttttttttaaGGGGTGGGGCCGCCCACCTTTAGCCAAAGAGTGAATCCGCCCCTGTTTAATATACAAAAGTTTATCAAGTGATCATTTGTTTAATTGTTACATTTCACTGTTAAAACTAATTAAAACTAATCTAATCTGTTAACACATTGTTAATGATATGTTATacttaggggtgcaaacgagctgagCAGCTCACGAGTTGATCGGGATCGGCTCGGAAAAAAAATAAAGTTTGACATGTGAGGCTCGTCAGGCTCGTTGAGCTTTAGTGTAATATTAGTATTtaataaccataaccgattggtTATGGTGGTTtaggttttgatggttatagcgggtcggttatgatCGATTAACCTAGAATTTGAGCCTAGCTAAAAATAACTCAAAGTAATATAATCATGCGTTATTTGGGTCTGAAAGTTTGGGCTTGAAATTTGTGACCAtaaaataaattgttattgcgCATTTCTATATATTACATTACTATATCACATAGCATAATAAACTCATATAATCTATTATATTAACACCCtttattatcgaatattcaaacAAAACGATATGATATAATTCATAAATTCAAACAAACGTTTAACAAAAACGATATGATATAACCCATAAAATTAAAGAAACGGTCAAGCAAATACATCAAATATTGAAAAAATAATGAAAACTCATCCCACAAAAACTTtagtcggttcggttcggtttggtcAGGTTAAGGTGGGTATAGAAACATTGATAACCATAACTGATCTGCTACTTTTGATAACAGTTAACCGACTCATCATTTTTCGATTCGATTTTATCGATTAATACGGTTATGGTCAATTGATTCGGTTTTTTCACACACCCctacggtaaagacatgatttcTACTTTCTTTGACCATCAAATGTGATATCTAAAATAATCAAGGGAGCATGTTGTAAAACATGAAAAGAAAGAGGGACCAGTTAGTTAAATTGCAGAAAGAAAGCAACGTATCAGCAAGAAGAATCTTGGTGCCTTCAAAGTTTTTCAAACCctaaattattattaatattaaacatatTGGGGAAAAAAAGTCTAAATACAAAAtcaatcaccatcatcatcatcatcatcatcatcatcatcatcttcttcttcacaaTTCATCTGTTAATTGCATAATCACCATTATTATCATCAATTCGTTTCATATTCTCATACCTTATAAGTAAAATGCAGGTGAGTTTGATATTTATCCGTTTAAATTTCGATTTTCTACGAACAATTCGTCACTATTTTCTATAACTTCATGTTTTGTGGTTGAATTTGTTTCAGACACGAACTGTACACGTAGGACATCTTTCAGATCTAGCTACCGAACGAGAAATTCACGAGTTTTTCTCGTTTTCTGGTGATATCGAGCACGTTGAGATCTGTCGGTTCGTAACGTTTATGTTAATATTAAATTGATTTaggttattatcattattatataGATTGTattgattttgattgtttttgAGGGTTTGCAGTGACTCAGAACGTAAGAAGACTGCATTTGTGACGTTTAAAGATCCAAAGGCTCTTGAAATTGCGTTATTGTTATCGGTAATCTCTTAATTTAGTTATGATTGTGCAATAATTAATGCAGTAACACTTTGTTCTTTATTAGTTGTGTTGTTTAACTCTAAATGCCTAATTTGTGTTTGCCAAAATAGTAGTTATTATTCAATTTTACGGTTTTGAATGTAATTACTGTGTTTTTATGAAGTTCTTTTTATATTATAACCGATTTCAGAATTGAAATACTTAGTAATGCATAAGAAAAGAGAGTCCGATTTAAGATTTCTGCACATTGAAGATTTTGATGTTACTGAATCAGCCTTTCAATTCATTATGTTATTTTGTATTTAGGTAATGTTGAAATTTTTTAAAAGGTTTTAATGCATGGAGTAGTTATGTTAGTTTGTAGCTAGTCAAGGATAAATTACGTTTCAATGATAATACGGTAGTTTCTTTTGACAAAGGGAGAGATCTTTATTGAATTTTTTCCCTATTATATTGTATATCATTATATTTCTTGAAAATTGTTCTGAAATTTTATCATCAGGTTATATTCATTGTTTATGTATGATTGTAACTTACACAAAAAAATCCGTTGTAATTTCTTGTAAATTTGGAATCTCCAATGGTTCATGGCAATTTTGCAACTACTCAAGTCAACAAACTATGACTACAAATTTGTGGCTGCGTACTCATTCCACTTTGTCCAGTGGAGACTATTGGGTCCTACTTTGGAAGTCATGATCACAGATCACCAGTCCAAAACTACGATCAAAGAATTAATACCGGCACTGCTTTTTTTAATTGTTTGCTTATCATCTATTCATCCTTTTGTTTGTCGTTATGCTGGATGAAACCACAAGTTTTGATTGATTATTAATTATAATTGTTTATTCCGATCTTGGGTCCACTATTACCACTAATTAGTTGCCTCATTTTGAACATCCTAGCCAACTGCAAGCAGTTGGATTTTAGTTGAATTGTATTCGATATTTCTCTGCCACCTAAGCACTATTATTCGTATTATAATATTATTTGATCCTTTTGACAGTTTCTTTTCGGCTGCTTCATTTGTATTTTTTACTCAAATAACCAGTTACATTCTTTGTTTAAATGCAACAATTTCAAGACAAACATATATGACGTTTCTATGTACACAAACACAAACTCAAACATAAACATGTATATGTAATGTCCATTATCCTGTTTAGTGATATTTCTGAACTTAGAAAATGAGCCAATCTTGACAGTTTTGAATCTATCACGGCTAACCTCATCAAGGAAAAGAAAGGGaccattatttgttatttatGCTCAACAGATTATTAAAATTTCTCTTCATGAGTATTGaaacttatatattttataaatatgttACAGGGAGCAACCATAGTGGATCAGATTGTTAGTATTACTCCTGCTGAACATTATGTGCCAAAACCTGAGTTACGGGTATGGTTATTTGTTTTATTAGGGGATGTCGGGACCTATATATCTATTATCTTCTATGGTATTGGAAATTACGTTGTAGTGTCACTTTTTGCAGGAAGTTCGTGAGGTAGATAATGCTGTAAGCATAACTCCTGAAAACTCTCCATCATCTGCAGAGGTAAACAGGCAAATACCTCTCCTCGTAGTGGAAAAGTGTACATACGTTTTATTTCACAaatataaagtttatttattgTACATGTTAAACAGGCGAATACCTCTCCTCGTAGTGGAAGAGTGTACATGAGTAAAGCACAAGACGTTGTTTCAAGCGTTCTTGCAAAAGGTTCAGCAATAAGGCAAGATGCCGTGAATAAAGCTAAAGCGTTTGATGAGAAGCATCAAATAAGAGCCAACGCATCCGCCAGAGTGAATTCTTTCGACAAACGGGTAAGGCTCTCAGAGAAATTTAACGTTGGGGTCTCGGTTGTAAATGAAAAGGTTAAATCTGTGGATCAAAAGCTACACGTTTCGGACAAAACAATGGCTGCGTTATTGGCAGCCGAGAGGAAATTGAACGACACTGGATCAGCTGTCAAATCAAGCAGGTTTGTTCGTCTGTTTAATATTCCGTTTTGATATTCTTTGCTTATTATTAAAGTTTTCAACTTGATTTTTTTAGGTATGTGACAGCTGGAACAGCTTGGCTGAATGGAGCGTTTGGTAAAGTGGCAAAGGCCGGGCAAGTTGCTGGAACAAAAACTAGACAAAAGTGGAACTTGGCGGTCTCGAATTTAACTGCGAAGGTGTGTGCTTTACTCTAAAGAagcaaatattaatatcacaagttTTGGATTCTTTCAAAACTGAAAGTA from Helianthus annuus cultivar XRQ/B chromosome 7, HanXRQr2.0-SUNRISE, whole genome shotgun sequence includes the following:
- the LOC110868496 gene encoding 5-methyltetrahydropteroyltriglutamate--homocysteine methyltransferase, with the protein product MASHIVGYPRMGPKRELKFALESFWDGKSTAEDLQKVAADLRSSIWKQMSDAGIKYIPSNTFSYYDQVLDTTAMLGAVPARYNWNGGEIGFDTYFSMARGNASVPAMEMTKWFDTNYHFIVPELGPDVKFSYASHKAVTEYKEAKALGVDTVPVFVGPVSYLLLSKPAKGVEKTFDLLSLLDKILPIYKEVIAELKEAGATWIQFDEATLVKDLEPYQLEAFTKAYSALESACSGLNVIVATYFADVPAEAFKTLTSLPGVSGYTFDLVRGEKTLGLIKSSFPSGKYLFAGVVDGRNIWANDLAGSLTVLKSLEGIVGKDKLVVSTSCSLLHTAVDLVNETKLDDEIKSWLAFAAQKVVEVNALAKALAGQKDEAYFSANAAAQASRKSSPRVTNEAVQKAAAALRGSDHRRATNVSARLDAQQKKLNLPILPTTTIGSFPQTIELRRVRREYKAKKISEEEYVKAIKEEISKVVQLQEELDIDVLVHGEPERNDMVEYFGEQLSGFAFTANGWVQSYGSRCVKPPIIYGDVSRPKAMTVFWSSMAQEMTKRPMKGMLTGPVTILNWSFVRNDQPRFETCYQIALAIKDEVEDLEKAGITVIQIDEAALREGLPLRKAEHAFYLDWAVHSFRITNVGVADTTQIHTHMCYSNFNDIIHSIINMDADVITIENSRSDEKLLSVFREGVKYGAGIGPGVYDIHSPRIPSMEEIHDRINKMLAVLETNILWVNPDCGLKTRKYGEVKPALQNMVAAAKKLRAELASAK
- the LOC110868495 gene encoding binding partner of ACD11 1 isoform X2; protein product: MQTRTVHVGHLSDLATEREIHEFFSFSGDIEHVEICRDSERKKTAFVTFKDPKALEIALLLSGATIVDQIVSITPAEHYVPKPELREVREVDNAVSITPENSPSSAEANTSPRSGRVYMSKAQDVVSSVLAKGSAIRQDAVNKAKAFDEKHQIRANASARVNSFDKRVRLSEKFNVGVSVVNEKVKSVDQKLHVSDKTMAALLAAERKLNDTGSAVKSSRYVTAGTAWLNGAFGKVAKAGQVAGTKTRQKWNLAVSNLTAKDSPIAA
- the LOC110868495 gene encoding binding partner of ACD11 1 isoform X1; protein product: MQTRTVHVGHLSDLATEREIHEFFSFSGDIEHVEICRDSERKKTAFVTFKDPKALEIALLLSGATIVDQIVSITPAEHYVPKPELRCHFLQEVREVDNAVSITPENSPSSAEANTSPRSGRVYMSKAQDVVSSVLAKGSAIRQDAVNKAKAFDEKHQIRANASARVNSFDKRVRLSEKFNVGVSVVNEKVKSVDQKLHVSDKTMAALLAAERKLNDTGSAVKSSRYVTAGTAWLNGAFGKVAKAGQVAGTKTRQKWNLAVSNLTAKDSPIAA